From the genome of Acipenser ruthenus chromosome 14, fAciRut3.2 maternal haplotype, whole genome shotgun sequence, one region includes:
- the gtf3c6 gene encoding general transcription factor 3C polypeptide 6 isoform X1, with protein MDDEWEEEDQLVVVELSGIIDSDYLTKCVDKCKIVGIDTEQPVMQVGRYVFAGEYEDALGTCVIFEENADHDLESEVKPQLKYKCHTVKKLMMKRTFLSEKKEGEEGSGGIEVLQLSDGDFSGRPNMICSFLPKSKEVVEETRLSSASEGEVSDSEPVDLSQETNCSATDADTSACEQPEPDTGITDPVACGPLK; from the exons ATGGATGATGAATGGGAAGAAGAG GACCAGCTTGTGGTGGTTGAGCTGTCGGGAATCATCGACTCAGACTATTTAACAAAATGCGTGGACAAGTGCAAGATAGTG ggaATAGACACTGAGCAGCCTGTAATGCAGGTGGGCAGATATGTGTTTGCTGGAGAATATGAAG ATGCTCTAGGAACATGTGTCATATTTGAAGAAAATGCAGATCATG ATCTGGAGTCCGAAGTAAAGCcccaattaaaatataaatgtcatACAGTGAAGAAACTGATGATGAAGCGGACGTTTCTGTCTGAGAAGAAAGAAGGGGAGGAGGGCTCAG GGGGCATAGAAGTACTCCAGTTAAGTGATGGAGATTTTTCAGGCCGCCCCAATATGATCTGCAGTTTTCTTCCAAAGTCCAAAGAAGTGGTGGAAGAAACACGCCTCAGCTCTGCCTCTGAAGGTGAGGTCAGTGACTCGGAGCCTGTCGACCTCAGTCAAGAAACGAACTGCTCTGCCACTGATGCGGATACTTCGGCCTGTGAACAACCTGAACCTGACACTGGCATAACAGATCCTGTTGCATGTGGTCCTCTAAAGTGA
- the gtf3c6 gene encoding general transcription factor 3C polypeptide 6 isoform X2 produces MDDEWEEELVVVELSGIIDSDYLTKCVDKCKIVGIDTEQPVMQVGRYVFAGEYEDALGTCVIFEENADHDLESEVKPQLKYKCHTVKKLMMKRTFLSEKKEGEEGSGGIEVLQLSDGDFSGRPNMICSFLPKSKEVVEETRLSSASEGEVSDSEPVDLSQETNCSATDADTSACEQPEPDTGITDPVACGPLK; encoded by the exons ATGGATGATGAATGGGAAGAAGAG CTTGTGGTGGTTGAGCTGTCGGGAATCATCGACTCAGACTATTTAACAAAATGCGTGGACAAGTGCAAGATAGTG ggaATAGACACTGAGCAGCCTGTAATGCAGGTGGGCAGATATGTGTTTGCTGGAGAATATGAAG ATGCTCTAGGAACATGTGTCATATTTGAAGAAAATGCAGATCATG ATCTGGAGTCCGAAGTAAAGCcccaattaaaatataaatgtcatACAGTGAAGAAACTGATGATGAAGCGGACGTTTCTGTCTGAGAAGAAAGAAGGGGAGGAGGGCTCAG GGGGCATAGAAGTACTCCAGTTAAGTGATGGAGATTTTTCAGGCCGCCCCAATATGATCTGCAGTTTTCTTCCAAAGTCCAAAGAAGTGGTGGAAGAAACACGCCTCAGCTCTGCCTCTGAAGGTGAGGTCAGTGACTCGGAGCCTGTCGACCTCAGTCAAGAAACGAACTGCTCTGCCACTGATGCGGATACTTCGGCCTGTGAACAACCTGAACCTGACACTGGCATAACAGATCCTGTTGCATGTGGTCCTCTAAAGTGA
- the LOC117419615 gene encoding fascin-3-like, with protein MWKNCIDNHFLCFDHEGSNALQGGALYRHISAPSPRQYQHVCHLCFIGLCGRITHLTPSRSAQPCLEKHLMSPDFTYNIWDVEIQSFRGSHVVVELKGCRGLRLMVDTDGSVNCAASCIEPQNLFLLTFHPNGKWSFKSLATSTHLEADGEDVICVSENVRDEHLWTPCLAIHSHVVFFNIRSHLYLQADPEEDKVWAGATYPFNERCGFIMLFDKDKGKYHLRTSDGLYVSSAKKLVSKPSEKTALTLHLRPGYLASFFDDCGSLLFPHGRSGALLSGNIHINKEEWFAIKRTPCLITLKALNKNYATVICGVEVYANTNKPDSHSLFELEVNPRTELVKIQTPKGRYLTLRGSNSVIADGDGDESNSLFEVEWRYGKVCFQASNGMYLTVKPIGLITASSPDVGPNEQFVVQLVNRPFLIIRGKYGYVGKSIHHAVLQCNLPEPDQISLTACKHGFYHFKGSNGNFWTMTENDTFEADGNVVLNFCIEIRGINLLAILAPNGCYLRGENSGVLSATGQIIDENCLWEF; from the exons atgtggaAAAACTGCATTGATAATCATTTCTTGTGTTTTGACCATGAAGGTTCAAATGCACTACAGGGAGGTGCACTATACAGACATATAAGTGCGCCATCACCCCGACAGTACCAACATGTATGTCATTTATGTTTCATTGGATTATGTGGCAGAATAACCCACCTCACCCCTTCAAGAAGTGCTCAACCATGCTTGGAGAAACATCTAATGTCGCCTGACTTTACCTACAAT ATCTGGGATGTGGAGATTCAGTCTTTCAGAGGAAGCCATGTAGTGGTGGAGCTCAAAGGCTGTCGTGGATTGAGACTCATGGTTGATACAGATGGATCGGTAAACTGTGCTGCTTCATGTATAGAACCTCAAAACCTGTTTCTGCTGACATTCCATCCTAATGGGAAATGGAGCTTTAAATCCTTAGCGACCAGCACTCACTTAGAGGCTGATGGGGAAGATGTCATCTGTGTCTCTGAAAATGTTAGAGACGAGCACCTCTGGACCCCATGCTTAGCCATCCATTCCCATGTGGTTTTCTTCAATATTAGGAGCCATCTTTATTTGCAGGCGGATCCAGAAGAAGACAAAGTTTGGGCAGGCGCCACTTACCCTTTTAATGAACGCTGTGGTTTCATCATGTTGTTTGACAAAGACAAAGGGAAATACCATCTGAGAACAAGTGATGGTTTATATGTGTCTTCAGCAAAAAAGCTGGTCAGCAAACCCAGTGAAAAGACAGCCTTAACTCTTCATCTAAGACCTGGCTACCTGGCTTCTTTTTTTGATGATTGCGGAAGTCTCTTGTTCCCTCATGGGAGAAGTGGAGCTTTATTATCTGGAAATATCCATATTAATAAAGAAGAGTGGTTTGCGATCAAGAGAACCCCTTGTTTAATCACACTGAAGGCTCTGAATAAGAACTATGCAACAGTTATCTGTG GTGTTGAAGTGTATGCCAATACAAATAAACCTGATAGTCACTCACTATTTGAGTTGGAGGTAAACCCCAGGACAGAGCTGGTAAAGATTCAGACTCCTAAAGGCAGATACCTTACCCTG AGAGGGAGTAACAGTGTGATAGCAGATGGCGACGGTGATGAGAGCAATTCCTTGTTTGAAGTGGAGTGGCGATACGGTAAAGTGTGTTTCCAAGCATCCAATGGAATGTACCTTACAGTTAAACCAATTGGACTTATCACAGCCAGTTCTCCTGATGTCG GGCCAAATGAACAGTTTGTGGTACAGCTGGTGAATCGGCCCTTCTTGATCATCCGTGGTAAATATGGCTACGTTGGTAAATCTATCCACCATGCTGTTTTGCAGTGCAACTTACCAGAGCCCGATCAGATCAGTCTGACTGCCTGTAAGCATGGATTCTACCACTTTAAAG GGTCAAATGGTAATTTCTGGACAATGACAGAAAACGATACATTTGAAGCCGATGGGAATGTCGTTCTGAATTTCTGCATTGAAATCCGGGGCATCAATCTGCTAGCAATCTTGGCTCCCAATGGCTGCTATCTACGTGGGGAAAACAGTGGAGTTCTCAGTGCCACTGGGCAGATAATCGATGAGAACTGTCTTTGGGAATTTTAA